From the Solibacillus sp. FSL R5-0449 genome, one window contains:
- a CDS encoding ATP-binding protein: protein MNINQFERLLLLDEGDTLDFKSNFYPSNDFKNLLKDVISFANSHSKGSKYIICGVKEENGTKNLIGLESYVDQSNIEQLVFENIEPLLNIKLHSVYYQEKKFHVLEIIPSNRPYILRKKYKNDFEKGFMKIRRGATNDFITRADLDKMYNAGLVELKILDGELYATNPSTGCAQIRCKLSNYSNKPLTITWGCLDIFEDEQLLTSHRLFGTEGNIVGADYQLKIPANDEIITYFEFGFTSSQCFPLGVDEDGITEKKLIYKLTFSDANDKEYNASYKNGFLLVQGDYLWKVKLKK, encoded by the coding sequence ATGAATATTAATCAATTTGAAAGATTATTACTGTTAGATGAAGGAGATACATTAGATTTCAAATCTAATTTTTATCCTTCAAATGATTTCAAAAACTTGCTAAAAGATGTTATCTCATTTGCTAATAGTCATTCCAAAGGCTCAAAATATATAATTTGTGGTGTTAAAGAAGAAAATGGTACTAAAAACTTAATCGGCCTCGAATCATACGTAGATCAATCCAATATTGAACAATTGGTTTTCGAAAATATTGAACCATTATTAAATATTAAATTGCACTCAGTTTACTATCAGGAGAAGAAATTTCATGTACTAGAGATTATCCCAAGCAATAGGCCATATATTTTAAGAAAGAAATATAAAAATGATTTTGAAAAGGGTTTTATGAAAATTCGTAGAGGCGCTACAAATGATTTTATTACTCGAGCCGATTTAGATAAAATGTATAACGCTGGATTAGTAGAACTAAAAATTTTGGATGGAGAACTTTATGCTACTAACCCTTCCACTGGATGTGCTCAAATTAGGTGTAAACTAAGTAATTATTCAAATAAACCACTTACAATTACATGGGGATGTTTAGACATTTTTGAAGATGAACAACTACTTACTTCGCATCGTCTATTTGGAACAGAAGGAAATATTGTAGGTGCCGATTATCAATTAAAGATTCCAGCTAATGATGAAATAATAACTTACTTCGAATTCGGATTCACATCTTCTCAGTGCTTTCCTTTAGGTGTCGATGAAGATGGTATAACAGAAAAGAAACTTATATATAAACTTACCTTTTCCGATGCTAATGATAAAGAATACAACGCATCATATAAAAATGGATTTTTACTTGTACAAGGTGATTATCTTTGGAAGGTAAAGCTTAAAAAGTAA
- a CDS encoding replicative DNA helicase translates to MIKKEFLEQSILATMLEENYLIMDSQLKPEMFYGQHHRQLFMLMQQLVVEGHPVDYLTLSARFEQMETIGLSYVTELMMFADAEKFDDYARLLREIWRERQKAQILFQAAEGDWAIPQIIERLDHTQLEGNQVDTSITQDLVALHNRPWEDVETPGLIVPHIQSLASIIDGFRPGELTIIAARPSMGKTDVMNNIALQAGWQGHLPIIFSLEMSKTILLNRLIATTGYYSRLKMRNPKQYFSEDQKNNWLHVLDKVNKSYIHLDDRSSLTMPQIRSQARRIIRQNPNKTPVILIDYLQIIQTDGDHDYPAMAMSKISRALKQMAKEFNCPVICLSQLNRNVETRSNKRPVMSDLRDSGSIEQDADVIILLYRNSYYETEKTDSPDLLEFIVAKNRNGPTDTAKAIYNKKTGHIWTRSEVNA, encoded by the coding sequence TTGATTAAAAAGGAATTTTTGGAGCAGAGCATTTTAGCTACAATGCTTGAGGAAAACTACTTAATTATGGATAGCCAGTTGAAGCCGGAAATGTTCTACGGACAACACCACCGACAGCTTTTTATGCTGATGCAGCAGCTCGTAGTAGAAGGACACCCGGTCGATTACCTGACACTGAGCGCACGATTTGAACAGATGGAAACAATCGGCCTGTCCTATGTCACGGAGCTCATGATGTTTGCTGATGCGGAAAAATTTGATGATTATGCCCGACTATTACGAGAAATCTGGCGTGAACGACAAAAAGCCCAAATATTATTTCAGGCTGCTGAAGGAGATTGGGCGATTCCTCAAATTATCGAGCGGCTTGATCACACACAACTAGAAGGCAATCAAGTTGATACATCCATCACACAAGATTTGGTCGCGCTGCATAATCGCCCTTGGGAAGATGTCGAGACTCCCGGACTCATCGTCCCCCACATTCAGAGTCTTGCTTCCATAATCGATGGATTTCGACCAGGCGAATTGACGATTATAGCAGCGAGACCTTCAATGGGGAAAACCGATGTCATGAACAATATCGCCCTACAAGCTGGCTGGCAAGGACATTTACCGATTATCTTTTCGTTGGAGATGAGTAAAACCATTTTACTGAATCGACTTATTGCAACGACAGGTTACTATTCCAGACTTAAGATGCGCAACCCGAAACAGTATTTTTCAGAAGACCAGAAAAATAATTGGTTACATGTACTTGATAAGGTCAATAAGTCTTATATCCATTTAGATGACCGCAGTAGTTTAACAATGCCACAAATCAGAAGCCAGGCTCGTCGCATCATCCGCCAAAACCCAAACAAGACACCTGTAATATTAATCGATTACTTACAAATTATTCAGACGGATGGCGACCATGATTATCCGGCGATGGCAATGAGTAAAATCAGCCGTGCCCTAAAGCAAATGGCTAAAGAGTTCAACTGTCCGGTCATCTGCCTTTCACAGCTCAACCGCAATGTTGAAACGCGGAGTAATAAGCGACCTGTAATGAGTGACTTACGTGATTCCGGTTCTATTGAACAAGATGCAGACGTCATTATTTTACTGTATCGCAACTCGTATTACGAAACAGAAAAGACCGATTCCCCTGATTTACTGGAATTCATCGTTGCGAAAAACCGTAATGGTCCAACTGATACAGCAAAAGCAATCTATAACAAAAAAACAGGACATATTTGGACAAGGAGCGAAGTGAATGCCTAA
- a CDS encoding HsdR family type I site-specific deoxyribonuclease, which translates to MIQRNLFNEATRVQIPAMVHLTRLGYEYFGKISEETAGQIYDPDTNILLEVFKRQFEKLNPESSGDVEQALREIRQELDNDDLGRSFYNRLTTISPIRLIDFDNPKNNVFHFTAEFTCKRDQDEFRPDITLFVNGLPLVLIEVKKPNNQGGMVAESNRMNLRRFPNKKFRRFINITQLMIFSNNMEYDSVGGIVPIQGAFYCTAARDFAPFNCFREENPANQEIAPFIQNYGYNAFNSDMEKRILFDYNCQVIRTSPEYQTNLNFNTPTNRIITSMCSPERLLYILKYGIVYVKMEREVDGVIESIDQKHIMRYQQMFASMAICNKLDEGIKSGVIWHTQGSGKTALSYYLNKVLANYFAAQNKVAKFYFIVDRLDLLEQASQEFEARGLEVKTANSRAELMNQFKTHQALEGNSGKSEITVVNIQRFAEDKEKIDIPPYATNLQRIFIIDEAHRGYNPTGSFLANLFESDKYSIKIALTGTPLLKQERASWKVFGDYIHTYYYDKSIQDGYTLKIIREDIETSYRENLSAIHEKLEKLVEKKSITKNQIIEHESYVKELLRFIIKDLKRFRLIHGDETLGGMVICESSEQARNLYAFFNDVQYEINSQSSEKINLKVGLILHDSEDKETRKQIVKDFKKNMTVDILIVFNMLLTGFDAPRLKRLYFGRKLKDHNLLQALTRINRPYKDNRYGYVIDFADIKKNFEETNEAYFKELNRFNDIDETGEGNATDTFQQVIEDKAALIAQMQEARQTLFNYTTDNLEEFSSEISTIEDKKELLQLKKVLVSARDCCNIVRTFGDDDLKKAFSHLEIFKLPTMISEVQNHINNINQKEAFNQDDSTKMLINETMKDITFNFSKIDEEEMQIISGGMELQEKWNRAIHEFTENIDPDDPEFITLREAFILRFKEYGFVIDSISEFKEHSKAIDEILKKMEDLKKRNNVLLKKYKGDVKFVRVHKRIREENAKRNIEHKKPIVSEYDESVMNALLYIKSDIDQQVYDRNDILKKDAYFEQTVMKEIIKGMNKLNFDNSREDRLFIQVRVTKQYLDQYSGIYPTA; encoded by the coding sequence ATGATTCAGCGAAATTTATTTAACGAAGCAACTCGTGTACAAATTCCAGCCATGGTACATCTCACAAGATTAGGTTATGAATACTTTGGTAAAATATCAGAAGAAACCGCTGGCCAAATCTATGATCCGGATACTAATATCCTCTTGGAAGTATTTAAAAGACAATTTGAAAAATTAAACCCAGAAAGTAGCGGAGATGTAGAACAAGCCTTACGTGAAATCCGGCAAGAATTGGATAATGATGATTTAGGACGCAGCTTTTATAATCGTCTAACTACTATTTCGCCTATAAGGTTAATCGATTTTGATAATCCAAAAAATAATGTTTTTCATTTTACAGCAGAATTCACATGTAAACGTGATCAAGATGAGTTTCGTCCTGATATCACACTTTTTGTAAATGGGCTTCCACTTGTGTTAATTGAAGTGAAAAAACCAAATAATCAAGGTGGAATGGTAGCTGAAAGTAATCGTATGAATCTTCGGCGTTTCCCAAATAAAAAATTTCGTAGATTCATCAATATTACACAGTTAATGATATTTTCCAATAATATGGAGTATGACTCTGTTGGAGGTATTGTGCCTATTCAAGGCGCTTTTTATTGCACAGCAGCTCGTGATTTTGCTCCTTTCAATTGTTTTAGAGAAGAAAATCCGGCAAATCAAGAGATAGCACCTTTTATACAAAATTATGGTTATAATGCTTTCAATTCTGATATGGAGAAAAGGATATTATTTGATTATAATTGTCAGGTCATTCGTACTTCACCAGAATATCAAACTAATTTAAATTTCAATACGCCCACAAATCGTATCATTACTTCGATGTGTAGTCCTGAACGCTTACTATATATCCTTAAATACGGAATTGTATATGTGAAGATGGAACGTGAAGTCGATGGTGTAATTGAGAGTATAGATCAGAAGCATATTATGCGTTATCAACAAATGTTCGCATCAATGGCAATATGTAATAAATTGGATGAAGGCATTAAGTCTGGTGTCATTTGGCATACTCAAGGGAGTGGTAAAACAGCACTTTCTTATTATTTAAATAAAGTATTGGCAAATTATTTTGCTGCACAAAATAAAGTTGCGAAATTCTATTTCATCGTTGATAGGTTAGATTTACTAGAACAAGCATCTCAAGAATTTGAAGCTCGTGGTCTAGAAGTAAAAACTGCTAATTCTCGTGCTGAATTAATGAATCAATTTAAAACCCATCAGGCACTTGAGGGCAATAGTGGTAAAAGTGAAATTACAGTTGTAAATATCCAACGCTTTGCAGAGGATAAGGAAAAAATTGACATTCCACCTTATGCTACTAACCTTCAACGAATATTTATTATTGATGAAGCTCATCGTGGATATAATCCAACAGGCAGTTTTTTAGCTAATCTATTTGAATCAGATAAATACTCCATTAAAATCGCTTTAACTGGTACTCCTCTTCTTAAACAAGAACGCGCTTCTTGGAAAGTATTTGGGGATTACATTCATACGTATTACTATGACAAGTCTATTCAGGATGGCTATACACTTAAAATCATTCGCGAAGATATTGAAACGTCCTACCGCGAAAATCTTTCAGCAATTCATGAAAAATTAGAAAAGCTTGTTGAGAAGAAAAGTATCACGAAAAACCAGATTATCGAACATGAGAGTTATGTTAAAGAGCTGCTTCGCTTTATAATTAAAGACCTAAAGAGATTTAGATTAATACATGGAGATGAAACTCTTGGAGGTATGGTAATATGTGAATCGAGTGAACAAGCCCGAAATCTTTATGCCTTTTTTAACGATGTTCAATATGAAATTAATTCCCAGTCATCAGAAAAGATTAATTTAAAAGTTGGGTTAATTCTTCACGATAGCGAAGATAAAGAAACGCGAAAACAAATTGTTAAGGACTTCAAAAAGAATATGACAGTTGATATTTTGATAGTTTTTAATATGCTATTAACTGGATTTGATGCACCTCGTTTAAAACGTCTTTACTTTGGTAGAAAACTAAAAGATCATAATTTACTTCAAGCTCTAACACGTATTAATCGTCCTTATAAAGACAATCGCTATGGATACGTTATTGACTTTGCAGATATAAAAAAAAATTTCGAGGAAACGAATGAAGCATATTTTAAAGAACTGAATCGCTTTAATGATATTGACGAAACAGGCGAAGGAAATGCTACAGATACCTTCCAGCAAGTCATCGAAGATAAAGCAGCATTAATCGCTCAGATGCAAGAGGCACGTCAAACATTGTTTAATTACACGACAGATAATCTTGAAGAATTCAGCTCTGAGATATCAACCATTGAGGATAAAAAAGAACTCCTGCAATTGAAGAAGGTATTAGTTTCTGCCCGTGATTGTTGTAATATTGTCCGTACTTTTGGAGATGATGATTTAAAAAAAGCATTTTCTCATCTTGAAATATTTAAGCTACCAACAATGATTTCTGAAGTTCAAAATCATATTAACAATATCAATCAAAAAGAAGCATTTAATCAAGATGATTCAACAAAGATGCTTATTAACGAAACTATGAAAGATATTACATTTAATTTCAGTAAAATTGATGAAGAAGAAATGCAAATTATTTCAGGTGGCATGGAGTTACAAGAAAAATGGAACCGCGCCATTCATGAATTTACAGAAAATATAGATCCTGACGACCCAGAATTTATTACGTTACGTGAAGCCTTTATTTTAAGATTTAAAGAATATGGTTTTGTGATAGATAGTATTAGTGAATTCAAAGAACACTCAAAAGCAATAGATGAAATTCTAAAAAAAATGGAAGACTTGAAAAAACGAAACAATGTACTTTTAAAGAAATACAAAGGTGATGTAAAATTTGTTCGTGTTCATAAAAGAATTCGTGAAGAAAACGCAAAACGTAATATTGAACATAAAAAGCCAATTGTTTCAGAGTATGATGAATCAGTCATGAATGCATTACTTTATATTAAAAGTGATATTGACCAGCAAGTTTATGACAGAAATGATATTCTGAAAAAAGACGCATATTTTGAACAAACAGTTATGAAGGAAATTATAAAAGGTATGAATAAGCTCAACTTTGATAATTCAAGAGAAGACCGCTTATTCATCCAAGTTCGCGTCACAAAACAATATTTAGATCAATACAGTGGAATTTATCCGACTGCATAG
- a CDS encoding AAA family ATPase: MFRLARVPDIWRKVEKNSYRYHLDSIELNGVLGIQDPLRFQKGIFAICGLNGVGKSTVFTAIKDVLGIEVSSSEKNKLHDIEIKGTLKDGNKLIEIKNSDGQRLVNVVQGDILLEYIDFHKLVKINDLINQPNFNDFIDQSDDNVFDDNDITALNYLIGKTYDSVVLREIEIEDDYVIPYFQVECNGLNYDSLAMGMGEHFLFYVYWTFKRINTYGILLIEEPEVFISVTSQVNLMNFIVEKMNEHKFSVMLVTHSPFILQNISTENMLIMNNYLNSFDVYKPQTKEDTLSKLGLILGKKGIIVFEDILAKEFFVSFCRRYAKKILIEFELELVNGFSDITKILSIPKLQRMNYMILGIYDGDMRGSDKIPIESLNWNYEFLPGEKSLEEEFQALTRSNLNYLSNAIGIEESELRIILGRIQGKESHDWLIELSKETHNSFTIIVDVLTILWETQNMDKLNAFLEVLERKINS; encoded by the coding sequence ATGTTTAGATTAGCTAGAGTCCCTGATATTTGGCGTAAAGTTGAAAAAAATAGTTATAGGTATCATTTAGATAGTATTGAATTAAATGGTGTTTTAGGTATACAAGACCCCTTAAGATTTCAAAAAGGAATTTTTGCAATTTGTGGTTTAAACGGCGTAGGTAAATCAACTGTATTTACCGCTATAAAAGACGTTTTAGGTATTGAGGTTAGTAGCAGTGAAAAAAATAAACTCCATGATATTGAAATTAAAGGAACTTTAAAAGATGGAAATAAACTAATCGAAATCAAAAATTCTGATGGACAAAGATTAGTTAACGTCGTTCAAGGGGATATTCTATTAGAATACATTGATTTTCATAAGTTAGTAAAAATTAATGATTTAATAAATCAACCTAATTTTAATGATTTTATAGATCAGTCTGATGACAATGTATTTGATGATAATGATATTACTGCTTTAAATTATTTAATTGGAAAAACTTATGATTCAGTAGTTCTAAGGGAAATTGAAATAGAAGATGATTATGTAATCCCGTATTTTCAGGTTGAATGTAATGGATTGAATTATGATAGTTTAGCAATGGGGATGGGGGAACATTTTTTATTTTATGTATATTGGACTTTTAAAAGAATAAATACATATGGAATACTTTTGATTGAAGAACCAGAAGTGTTTATTAGTGTAACCTCTCAAGTGAACTTAATGAACTTTATAGTTGAGAAGATGAATGAACATAAATTCTCTGTTATGTTGGTAACACATTCGCCATTTATACTTCAAAATATAAGTACAGAAAATATGTTAATTATGAATAATTATTTAAATTCTTTTGATGTGTATAAACCACAAACAAAAGAAGATACTTTATCTAAGTTAGGGTTGATTCTAGGGAAGAAAGGTATAATTGTATTCGAAGATATACTTGCAAAGGAATTTTTTGTGAGTTTTTGTAGACGATATGCGAAAAAAATTCTAATAGAATTTGAGTTAGAATTAGTAAATGGGTTTTCGGATATAACAAAAATTTTGAGTATACCGAAATTACAGAGAATGAATTATATGATTCTAGGAATTTATGACGGTGATATGAGAGGTAGCGATAAAATTCCAATAGAATCATTAAATTGGAATTATGAATTTCTACCTGGTGAAAAAAGTCTAGAGGAAGAGTTTCAAGCACTAACTAGATCCAATTTAAATTATCTATCAAATGCGATAGGTATTGAAGAAAGTGAATTAAGAATTATTCTAGGCAGAATCCAGGGGAAAGAATCTCATGATTGGTTGATAGAACTTAGTAAAGAAACGCATAATAGTTTTACTATTATTGTAGATGTTTTAACAATTTTATGGGAGACACAAAATATGGATAAATTAAATGCTTTTTTAGAAGTGCTTGAGAGAAAAATAAATTCTTGA
- a CDS encoding restriction endonuclease subunit S has translation MIYITDLGKILTFQRGFDLPSSKRVDGEYPIISSSGFTGNHNEYKCDGENIITGRYGTIGEIYYYNGKCWPLNTALFVKDFKGNYVRYIYYLLKHVLKIDGKDKSTVPGVDRNVLHSMKVPFIKEVEEQKKVVNILEKIDNKITINNKINDNLEKQIKMIYDYWFTQFDFPNETGKPYRSSGGKMIWNNELKREIPEGWQVAPLKDLLIKNTIAFDYLKELPAVDLSVMPSDSISLNQLNKSSNFTTNLYKMNCGDILFGSIRPYLHKAGIAPCDGVVAGTIHSYKVKDEKFYNFILATITRKMFFDFALNVSTGSKMPVVSNDVLLSYKVAYSSELVKKFSVIPLKDTIVKNVQQNQMLVQLRDWLLPMIINGQIVQD, from the coding sequence ATGATTTATATAACAGATTTAGGTAAAATATTAACCTTTCAAAGGGGTTTTGATTTGCCCTCTTCTAAAAGAGTAGATGGAGAATATCCTATTATTAGTTCTTCTGGTTTTACGGGAAATCATAATGAATATAAATGTGATGGGGAGAATATCATTACAGGTCGTTATGGTACTATAGGAGAAATATATTATTATAATGGTAAGTGTTGGCCTTTGAATACAGCTTTATTTGTTAAGGATTTTAAAGGGAATTATGTACGATATATATACTACTTATTAAAACATGTACTAAAAATTGATGGTAAAGATAAAAGTACTGTTCCAGGTGTTGATAGAAATGTACTTCACTCTATGAAGGTTCCATTTATAAAAGAAGTGGAGGAACAGAAAAAGGTTGTTAATATTTTAGAGAAAATAGATAACAAAATTACCATTAATAATAAAATAAATGATAATCTAGAGAAACAAATAAAGATGATATATGATTATTGGTTTACACAATTTGATTTTCCAAATGAAACTGGGAAACCGTATCGTTCATCAGGTGGGAAAATGATTTGGAATAATGAACTAAAACGTGAAATCCCTGAAGGTTGGCAAGTTGCCCCTTTAAAAGATTTGTTAATCAAAAATACAATAGCTTTTGACTATTTAAAAGAGTTACCAGCTGTTGATTTGAGTGTTATGCCTTCGGATTCAATTTCGCTTAATCAATTAAATAAAAGTTCAAATTTTACTACAAATCTATATAAAATGAACTGTGGGGACATTTTATTTGGTAGTATTCGACCGTATCTTCATAAGGCTGGTATTGCTCCTTGTGATGGTGTAGTTGCTGGCACGATACATTCTTATAAAGTAAAAGATGAGAAATTTTATAATTTTATTTTAGCTACTATTACACGGAAAATGTTTTTTGATTTTGCATTAAATGTTTCAACGGGTAGTAAAATGCCTGTTGTAAGCAATGATGTATTACTTTCATATAAAGTTGCTTATTCTAGTGAACTCGTAAAAAAATTCAGTGTAATACCACTAAAAGATACTATAGTAAAAAATGTTCAGCAAAATCAAATGCTTGTTCAATTAAGAGATTGGTTACTTCCTATGATTATAAATGGACAAATAGTCCAAGATTAA
- a CDS encoding DUF262 domain-containing protein, whose translation MKCVVTELEIETIHGRIRKQDLNLSPNFQRGEVWSVAKKKKLIDSILRGWRIPPIHLIETEDYIDEVLDGQQRLAAIRDFVSDNFTIDGTIKPEDEKIVNLDGLKFSDLEPQMQRKFMKYSLTVIRLTDFSPEEPAELFFRLNQPATLTSAEQRNSYIGDTRNQIKNLVEYFESIGADKSTIGFSNSRMAYDDIISKFCYMLEKGSIKKKITSNNISEKYRNNEPFSEEIIISAKETLDFFIKSSQMGHQKFIITKLNINKATLFSWLIFSYKNKDHLNKYQMAELIYSFEYAREVIKGKIKDIPFGYEKVAGLLNENNYLNQLLLIFNQRASMGSTDATSIIYRDLILEIYLCKYFEESSMRTPLKEYINDLDKYNVGQFLESITYELNWGEL comes from the coding sequence ATGAAATGTGTCGTAACTGAATTAGAAATAGAAACAATTCACGGGAGAATACGTAAACAAGATTTAAACTTGAGTCCAAATTTTCAACGTGGTGAGGTATGGAGTGTAGCAAAAAAGAAGAAATTAATTGATTCAATTTTAAGAGGATGGAGAATACCACCCATTCATCTTATTGAAACAGAAGATTACATAGATGAAGTATTAGATGGACAGCAGAGATTGGCAGCGATTAGAGATTTCGTTTCAGACAATTTTACAATTGATGGAACTATTAAACCGGAAGATGAAAAGATTGTTAACTTAGATGGATTGAAATTTAGTGATTTAGAACCACAAATGCAAAGAAAATTTATGAAATATAGTTTAACTGTAATTAGACTAACTGATTTTTCTCCTGAAGAACCGGCAGAATTGTTTTTTAGGTTAAATCAGCCGGCTACGCTAACTTCTGCAGAACAAAGAAATTCATATATAGGAGATACAAGAAATCAAATAAAAAATTTAGTTGAATACTTTGAAAGTATTGGCGCTGATAAAAGTACTATTGGTTTTTCAAACTCTAGAATGGCATACGATGATATAATATCTAAATTTTGCTACATGTTAGAAAAAGGGAGTATTAAAAAGAAAATTACTTCTAATAATATCTCAGAAAAATATAGAAATAATGAACCTTTTAGTGAAGAAATAATCATTTCTGCTAAGGAAACTTTAGATTTCTTTATAAAAAGTTCTCAAATGGGGCATCAAAAATTTATTATTACGAAATTAAATATTAATAAAGCTACTCTCTTTAGTTGGCTGATTTTTTCTTATAAAAATAAAGATCATTTAAATAAATATCAAATGGCAGAATTGATATATTCATTTGAGTATGCAAGAGAAGTGATAAAAGGAAAAATAAAAGATATTCCTTTTGGATATGAGAAAGTAGCAGGGTTATTAAATGAAAATAATTATTTAAATCAGTTACTTTTAATTTTTAATCAAAGGGCTAGTATGGGAAGTACAGATGCAACATCAATAATATACAGGGATTTAATTTTAGAAATATATTTATGCAAATATTTTGAAGAGTCGAGTATGAGAACCCCATTAAAAGAATATATAAATGACCTAGATAAATATAATGTTGGACAATTTTTAGAATCAATTACGTATGAACTAAATTGGGGGGAACTATAA
- a CDS encoding class I SAM-dependent DNA methyltransferase has product MNIKDHTISLIDELKSTCQTYGMGNDGNEYKIITQVFLYKYINDKFGYEVKKISPILAKAEKWEIEYANMPEDNRLDILDALSPDVPRLNPEHLISFLWNQQQKGDFDLIFDSTMIDIADKNIAIFATQTAQKTKIPLFESITTFVTDTAERASFARALVDKLVNFSFEDAFAQNYDFFAAIFEYLIKDYNTAGGGKYAEYYTPHAIATIMARLLVGDNADLHNIECYDPSAGTGTLLMALAHQVKEDRCTIFAQDISQRSNKMLKLNLILNGLVSSLDHAIQGDTLVSPYHKSDDGKSLRQFDFVVSNPPFKMDFSDIHEKLTAMPARFWAGIPNIPTKKKESMAIYTSFIQHVINSLKEGTGRGAIVVPTGFVTSKSGVERKILKYIVDEKIVYGCINMPANVFATTGTNVSVLFFDKSNQTEKVTLIDASKMGEEYQDGNNKKRRLRTTEIEQIVSSFRNTEVIDNFSVQVSYDEIKEKNYSLSAGQYFNVKIEYTELNQEEFNTQMENYSNNIQSLFSEGNELQNEIIEQLKLLKYN; this is encoded by the coding sequence ATGAATATTAAAGACCACACAATATCACTTATTGATGAACTAAAATCTACTTGCCAAACTTATGGGATGGGGAACGATGGTAATGAATATAAAATCATTACGCAAGTTTTCTTATATAAATACATCAATGACAAGTTTGGCTATGAAGTGAAAAAAATTAGTCCTATTCTTGCTAAAGCTGAGAAATGGGAAATAGAATATGCAAATATGCCCGAGGATAATCGTCTGGATATTTTGGATGCACTTTCTCCAGATGTTCCTCGTCTTAATCCTGAACACTTGATCTCCTTTTTGTGGAATCAACAGCAAAAAGGCGATTTTGACTTGATTTTTGATAGTACGATGATTGATATTGCAGATAAAAATATTGCTATTTTTGCTACACAAACAGCACAAAAGACTAAGATTCCTTTATTTGAGTCAATTACTACTTTTGTTACTGATACAGCAGAACGAGCATCTTTCGCTCGTGCTTTAGTTGATAAATTGGTTAATTTCTCATTTGAAGATGCATTTGCACAAAATTACGATTTCTTTGCAGCTATTTTTGAATATCTAATTAAAGATTACAATACTGCAGGTGGTGGAAAGTATGCAGAATACTATACTCCACACGCTATTGCCACAATTATGGCAAGATTACTTGTTGGAGACAATGCTGATTTACACAATATTGAGTGTTACGATCCATCAGCTGGAACTGGGACGTTATTAATGGCTCTTGCTCACCAAGTCAAAGAAGATCGTTGTACTATTTTTGCACAAGATATTTCTCAACGAAGCAACAAAATGTTGAAACTGAATTTAATTTTAAATGGTCTTGTTTCTTCTCTAGATCATGCAATTCAAGGAGATACGTTAGTTTCGCCTTATCACAAATCAGATGATGGAAAATCACTGCGTCAATTTGATTTTGTAGTATCAAATCCTCCATTTAAAATGGATTTTTCTGACATTCACGAGAAATTGACTGCAATGCCAGCACGCTTCTGGGCTGGTATTCCTAATATACCAACTAAAAAGAAAGAAAGTATGGCTATTTACACTTCTTTCATACAGCATGTTATAAATTCTTTGAAAGAAGGTACTGGACGTGGTGCAATAGTTGTTCCTACTGGATTTGTAACTTCGAAAAGTGGTGTTGAAAGAAAAATTCTAAAATATATAGTTGATGAAAAAATAGTTTATGGATGTATTAATATGCCTGCAAATGTTTTTGCAACGACTGGAACAAATGTTTCTGTACTTTTCTTTGACAAATCAAATCAAACTGAAAAGGTTACCTTAATAGATGCTTCTAAAATGGGGGAAGAATATCAAGATGGTAATAATAAAAAACGTCGCTTACGTACCACTGAAATTGAACAAATTGTATCAAGTTTTAGAAATACAGAAGTAATCGATAATTTTTCAGTCCAAGTTTCTTATGATGAAATCAAAGAAAAAAATTATTCTTTATCAGCCGGTCAGTATTTTAATGTAAAAATAGAGTACACCGAATTAAATCAAGAAGAATTTAATACTCAAATGGAAAATTACTCGAATAATATACAATCTTTATTTAGTGAAGGAAATGAACTACAGAATGAAATAATTGAGCAGCTCAAACTGTTGAAATATAATTAA